A genomic window from Scyliorhinus canicula unplaced genomic scaffold, sScyCan1.1, whole genome shotgun sequence includes:
- the LOC119959798 gene encoding zinc finger protein 2 homolog — protein sequence MEKPWKCEDCGKGFSYPSLLENHRRIHTGERPFTCSVCGEGFIQSSGLWSHQRIHTEEKLFICTSCGKMFRHSSALTVHQRTHTGERPFICSECGKGFTQSFHLLSHQRVHRGERPFTCSVCGKGFTGSSHLLSHQRVHIKEKPFSCNSCGKSFRQASSLIVHQRLHTGERPFTCFVCGKGFTVLPTLLRHQRIHTEEKPFSCTSCGMSFRQSSNLTAHRRTHTAERPFTCSVCGKGFNRSSNLTAHQRVHTGEKPFTCSVCGKGFAKSFNLLTHQRTHTKKPFNCCVCGKGFTQSRCLQRHQQVHK from the coding sequence atggagaaaccgtggaaatgtgaggactgtgggaaaggattcagttatCCTTCCCTGCTGGAAAaccatcgacgcattcacactggggagaggccgttcacctgctctgtgtgtggggagggattcattcagtcatctggCCTTTGGTCtcaccagcggattcacactgagGAAAAGCTATTCATCTGCACCTCCTGTGGAAAGATGTTCAGGCATTCTTCAGCACTCACtgtacatcaacgcactcacactggggagaggccgttcatctgctccgagtgtgggaagggattcactcagtcatttcACCTGCTGTCTCACCAGCGTGTTCATAGAggtgagaggccgttcacctgctctgtgtgtgggaagggattcactggatCATCCCACTTGCtgtcacatcagcgagttcacattaaggagaaaccattcagctgcaATTCCTGTGGAAAGAGTTTCAGACAGGCATCTTCCCTCATTGTACACCAGCGGCTCCATACTGGGGAAAGACCGTTTACTTGctttgtgtgtgggaaaggattcacagtTTTACCCACccttctgagacaccagcgaattcacactgaagagaaaccattcagctgcacGTCCTGTGGAATGAGTTTCAGGCAGTCATCCAACCTCACTGCTCACCGACGCACTCACACTGCAGAGAGACCATTCacatgctcagtgtgtgggaagggattcaatcggTCGTCCAACCTCACTGCTCACcaacgcgttcacactggggagaaaccgtttacctgctcagtgtgtgggaagggattcgcaaaGTCTTTCAATTTGCTgacacaccaacgcactcacacgaAGAAACCATTcaactgctgtgtgtgtgggaagggattcactcagtcacgaTGCCTCcagagacatcagcaagttcataAATGA